Proteins co-encoded in one Malus sylvestris chromosome 7, drMalSylv7.2, whole genome shotgun sequence genomic window:
- the LOC126627656 gene encoding PH, RCC1 and FYVE domains-containing protein 1-like isoform X1 produces the protein MLRMDRMTADQAKAGPLERDIDLAITSLKKGAQLLKYGRRGKPKFCPFRLSNDESVLIWYSGKEEKYLKLSQVSRIVPGQRTQTFQRYPRPEKEYQSFSLICDDRSLDLICKDKDEAEVWFTGLKALISRGLHQKGRPESRSGITSEANSPRSHTQQSSPLSSPFCSGDSSQKDGVEPFHLHAAFESPPKIGLEKALSDVMLYALPPKIPFPSDAACGSVPSPGGSDGMNGRTKGAGVDAFRVSLSSAVSSSSQGSGHDEVDALGDVFIWGEGVGDCFLGGGSHRVESSSSCKMDSFVPKVLESAVVLDVQSIACGGQHAAFVTKQGEVFSWGAELGGRLGHGVDADVSHPKLIDALKNMNIEFLACGEYHSCAVTLSGDMYTWGGSTSNFALLGHGFQSSQWVPKKLNGPLEGIHVSSVSCGPWHTAVVTSAGQLFTFGDGTFGVLGHGDRKSISVPREVDSLKGLRTVRVACGVWHTAAVIEVMVGSSSSSNCSSGKLFTWGDGDKGRLGHGDKEARLVPTCVASLVEPNFCKVACGQSLTVALTTTGHVYTMGSPVFGQLGVPKADGKLPRRVEGKLMKSFVEEIACGANHVAVLTSRTEVYTWGKGANGRLGLGDTEDKFSPTLVEALKDKQVKSIVCGTNFTAAICLHKWLSVIDQSMCSGCRLPFNFKRKRHNCYNCGLVLCHSCSSKKCLKASMAPNPNKPYRVCDNCFAKLRKATETNSSSGSAISRRGSMNQGFNELIQNNFIEMESGSSKRNKKMDFSSNCVIPIANGVSERRALNGTRSFNPVFGSSKKFFSASLPGSRIASRATSPTLRRSSPPRSTTPTPALSGLTLPKVGDDAKRKNVSLSEEVLKLKAQVEDLTRKAQLREIEMEKTGQQLKEALKVAGEETVKCKAAKEVIKSLTAQLKEMAERLPIGTARNMDTRPLDSSSPTREVSTTAVEKTSSTLNFSEPYSIVSSSEIISDVPQATSNHTEVAHSEATARHKNRGAKAETAQGDEWVEQDEPGVYITLVSLPGGVKDLKRVRFSRKRFSEKQAEQWWAANKGRVYQQYNVPVVEKSSIPTGREGLAH, from the exons ATGCTGCGTATGGACAGGATGACTGCGGATCAGGCAAAGGCGGGCCCACTCGAAAGGGACATTGACTTG GCCATCACTTCTCTGAAAAAAGGGGCACAATTGCTCAAGTATGGACGCAGaggaaaacccaaattttgtcCTTTCAGGCTTTCCAAT GATGAATCTGTTCTAATATGGTACTCAGGAAAAGAGGAGAAATATCTTAAACTAAGCCAAGTCTCGAGAATTGTACCTGGTCAGCGCACT CAAACCTTTCAGAGGTATCCTCGGCCTGAAAAGGAATATCAGTCATTTTCTCTTATATGTGATGATAGGTCTTTGGATTTG ATATGCAAGGATAAAGATGAAGCTGAAGTTTGGTTTACTGGTCTAAAAGCATTAATATCACGTGGCCTTCATCAGAAGGGAAGACCAGAATCAAGAAGTGGAATTACATCTGAGGCAAACAGTCCGAGATCACACACCCAACAAAGTTCTCCATTGAGCTCTCCATTTTGTAGTGGTGATAGTTCGCAGAAG GATGGCGTGGAACCGTTTCATCTTCATGCTGCATTTGAAAGCCCTCCTAAAATTGGTTTAGAGAAGGCTTTATCGGATGTCATGTTATATGCCCTGCCTCCAAAAATCCCCTTCCCTTCAGATGCTGCTTGTGGCTCTGTTCCGTCCCCGGGAGGCTCAGATGGAATGAATGGACGAACAAAGGGTGCAGGTGTGGATGCGTTTAGAGTAAGTTTATCAAGTGCTGTTAGCTCATCAAGTCAAGGCTCTGGTCATGATGAAGTTGATGCTTTAGGGGATGTTTTCATTTGGGGGGAAGGCGTTGGTGATTGCTTTCTGGGTGGAGGATCACATAGAGTTGAAAGTTCTTCTAGTTGTAAGATGGATTCTTTTGTGCCTAAAGTCTTGGAATCTGCTGTAGTACTTGATGTTCAAAGCATAGCTTGTGGTGGACAGCATGCTGCTTTCGTAACCAAACAAGGAGAGGTATTTTCTTGGGGTGCAGAATTAGGAGGCAGACTTGGACATGGTGTGGATGCTGATGTTTCACATCCAAAACTGATAGATGCTCTGAAAAATATGAATATTGAATTTTTAGCATGTGGGGAATACCATTCTTGTGCTGTCACACTTTCCGGCGACATGTACACATGGGGTGGCAGTACTTCCAATTTTGCGCTCCTTGGTCATGGGTTTCAATCAAGTCAATGGGTCCCAAAAAAGCTAAATGGACCTTTAGAGGGAATTCATGTCTCATCAGTTTCATGTGGACCGTGGCACACAGCTGTTGTGACCTCTGCTGGGCAATTGTTTACTTTTGGGGATGGCACATTTGGTGTTCTAGGTCATGGGGACCGAAAGAGCATTTCAGTGCCCAGGGAGGTTGATTCCCTTAAAGGTCTCCGTACTGTGCGAGTAGCTTGTGGTGTTTGGCACACTGCAGCAGTAATTGAAGTTATGGTGGGGTCATCAAGTTCCAGCAATTGCTCTTCTGGAAAGCTTTTTACATGGGGAGATGGAGATAAAGGTCGACTTGGACATGGTGACAAGGAAGCAAGACTTGTGCCCACTTGTGTTGCTTCTTTGGTTGAACCCAACTTTTGTAAAGTTGCCTGTGGACAAAGCCTGACTGTTGCACTTACAACTACGGGCCATGTTTACACCATGGGAAGCCCTGTTTTTGGTCAATTAGGGGTCCCTAAAGCTGACGGGAAACTTCCAAGACGTGTTGAGGGAAAGCTAATGAAGAGTTTTGTTGAAGAAATTGCTTGTGGTGCTAATCATGTTGCAGTTTTAACTTCAAGAACTGAGGTTTACACTTGGGGAAAGGGTGCAAATGGTCGATTAGGTCTTGGGGATACAGAAGATAAATTTTCACCAACATTAGTTGAAGCTTTAAAAGATAAACAAGTCAAGAGTATTGTCTGTGGCACTAACTTTACTGCTGCTATCTGTCTTCACAAATGGCTCTCTGTTATTGATCAGTCAATGTGTTCTGGCTGTCGCCTTccatttaattttaaaagaaaaagacacAATTGTTATAATTGTGGACTTGTGTTATGCCATTCATGCAGCAGCAAAAAGTGTCTCAAGGCTTCCATGGCACCAAacccaaacaaaccttatcgtGTCTGTGATAATTGTTTTGCAAAACTTCGGAAAGCCACTGAAACCAACTCTTCATCTGGGTCTGCTATTAGTAGAAGAGGAAGTATGAATCAGGGATTCAACGAACTGATTCAAAACAATTTTATAGAAATGGAAAGTGGATCTTccaaaagaaacaagaaaatggATTTCAGCAGCAATTGTGTTATTCCCATAGCAAATGGAGTTTCTGAGCGTCGAGCACTCAATGGGACTAGATCCTTCAACCCAGTTTTTGGATCATCCAAAAAGTTCTTCTCAGCTTCGCTTCCTGGCTCCAGAATTGCATCTCGAGCAACATCACCAACATTGAGACGGTCTAGTCCACCTCGTTCCACAACACCAACCCCAGCTCTTTCGGGGCTTACTCTTCCAAAAGTTGGGGATGATGCTAAAAGGAAAAATGTCAGTCTGAGTGAAGAAGTTCTAAAATTAAAAGCTCAG GTTGAAGATCTTACTCGTAAAGCTCAACTTCGAGAAATTGAGATGGAAAAAACTGGCCAACAGTTGAAGGAGGCTCTGAAAGTAGCAGGGGAAGAAACCGTTAAATGCAAAGCAGCAAAGGAAGTAATTAAGTCGCTCACAGCCCAA TTAAAGGAAATGGCTGAAAGGTTACCAATTGGAACAGCAAGAAACATGGATACTCGTCCATTAGACTCTTCCAGTCCCACTCGTGAAGTTTCTACTACAGCCGTTGAGAAAACAAGCAGTACATTGAATTTCTCAGAACCATATTCAATTGTATCGAGCAGTGAGATAATTTCTGATGTGCCACAGGCCACTTCGAATCACACTGAAGTGGCACATTCAGAAGCAACAGCTAGGCATAAAAACAGAGGAGCAAAAGCTGAAACAGCACAAGGGGATGAATGGGTTGAGCAAGATGAGCCTGGTGTATATATTACCCTAGTTTCCTTGCCTGGAGGTGTCAAAGATCTCAAGCGTGTTCGCTTCAG TCGAAAGCGGTTCAGCGAGAAACAAGCAGAGCAGTGGTGGGCGGCAAATAAGGGTAGAGTATATCAGCAGTACAATGTTCCGGTGGTTGAAAAATCCAGTATTCCGACGGGGAGAGAAGGGTTAGCTCATTGA
- the LOC126627656 gene encoding PH, RCC1 and FYVE domains-containing protein 1-like isoform X3 yields the protein MLRMDRMTADQAKAGPLERDIDLAITSLKKGAQLLKYGRRGKPKFCPFRLSNDESVLIWYSGKEEKYLKLSQVSRIVPGQRTQTFQRYPRPEKEYQSFSLICDDRSLDLICKDKDEAEVWFTGLKALISRGLHQKGRPESRSGITSEANSPRSHTQQSSPLSSPFCSGDSSQKDGVEPFHLHAAFESPPKIGLEKALSDVMLYALPPKIPFPSDAACGSVPSPGGSDGMNGRTKGAGVDAFRVSLSSAVSSSSQGSGHDEVDALGDVFIWGEGVGDCFLGGGSHRVESSSSCKMDSFVPKVLESAVVLDVQSIACGGQHAAFVTKQGEVFSWGAELGGRLGHGVDADVSHPKLIDALKNMNIEFLACGEYHSCAVTLSGDMYTWGGSTSNFALLGHGFQSSQWVPKKLNGPLEGIHVSSVSCGPWHTAVVTSAGQLFTFGDGTFGVLGHGDRKSISVPREVDSLKGLRTVRVACGVWHTAAVIEVMVGSSSSSNCSSGKLFTWGDGDKGRLGHGDKEARLVPTCVASLVEPNFCKVACGQSLTVALTTTGHVYTMGSPVFGQLGVPKADGKLPRRVEGKLMKSFVEEIACGANHVAVLTSRTEVYTWGKGANGRLGLGDTEDKFSPTLVEALKDKQVKSIVCGTNFTAAICLHKWLSVIDQSMCSGCRLPFNFKRKRHNCYNCGLVLCHSCSSKKCLKASMAPNPNKPYRVCDNCFAKLRKATETNSSSGSAISRRGSMNQGFNELIQNNFIEMESGSSKRNKKMDFSSNCVIPIANGVSERRALNGTRSFNPVFGSSKKFFSASLPGSRIASRATSPTLRRSSPPRSTTPTPALSGLTLPKVGDDAKRKNVSLSEEVLKLKAQVEDLTRKAQLREIEMEKTGQQLKEALKVAGEETVKCKAAKEVIKSLTAQLKEMAERLPIGTARNMDTRPLDSSSPTREVSTTAVEKTSSTLNFSEPYSIVSSSEIISDVPQATSNHTEVAHSEATARHKNRGAKAETAQGDEWVEQDEPGVYITLVSLPGGVKDLKRVRFSRRRFSEKQAEQWWAANRGRVYQQYNVRAVQKSQFSD from the exons ATGCTGCGTATGGACAGGATGACTGCGGATCAGGCAAAGGCGGGCCCACTCGAAAGGGACATTGACTTG GCCATCACTTCTCTGAAAAAAGGGGCACAATTGCTCAAGTATGGACGCAGaggaaaacccaaattttgtcCTTTCAGGCTTTCCAAT GATGAATCTGTTCTAATATGGTACTCAGGAAAAGAGGAGAAATATCTTAAACTAAGCCAAGTCTCGAGAATTGTACCTGGTCAGCGCACT CAAACCTTTCAGAGGTATCCTCGGCCTGAAAAGGAATATCAGTCATTTTCTCTTATATGTGATGATAGGTCTTTGGATTTG ATATGCAAGGATAAAGATGAAGCTGAAGTTTGGTTTACTGGTCTAAAAGCATTAATATCACGTGGCCTTCATCAGAAGGGAAGACCAGAATCAAGAAGTGGAATTACATCTGAGGCAAACAGTCCGAGATCACACACCCAACAAAGTTCTCCATTGAGCTCTCCATTTTGTAGTGGTGATAGTTCGCAGAAG GATGGCGTGGAACCGTTTCATCTTCATGCTGCATTTGAAAGCCCTCCTAAAATTGGTTTAGAGAAGGCTTTATCGGATGTCATGTTATATGCCCTGCCTCCAAAAATCCCCTTCCCTTCAGATGCTGCTTGTGGCTCTGTTCCGTCCCCGGGAGGCTCAGATGGAATGAATGGACGAACAAAGGGTGCAGGTGTGGATGCGTTTAGAGTAAGTTTATCAAGTGCTGTTAGCTCATCAAGTCAAGGCTCTGGTCATGATGAAGTTGATGCTTTAGGGGATGTTTTCATTTGGGGGGAAGGCGTTGGTGATTGCTTTCTGGGTGGAGGATCACATAGAGTTGAAAGTTCTTCTAGTTGTAAGATGGATTCTTTTGTGCCTAAAGTCTTGGAATCTGCTGTAGTACTTGATGTTCAAAGCATAGCTTGTGGTGGACAGCATGCTGCTTTCGTAACCAAACAAGGAGAGGTATTTTCTTGGGGTGCAGAATTAGGAGGCAGACTTGGACATGGTGTGGATGCTGATGTTTCACATCCAAAACTGATAGATGCTCTGAAAAATATGAATATTGAATTTTTAGCATGTGGGGAATACCATTCTTGTGCTGTCACACTTTCCGGCGACATGTACACATGGGGTGGCAGTACTTCCAATTTTGCGCTCCTTGGTCATGGGTTTCAATCAAGTCAATGGGTCCCAAAAAAGCTAAATGGACCTTTAGAGGGAATTCATGTCTCATCAGTTTCATGTGGACCGTGGCACACAGCTGTTGTGACCTCTGCTGGGCAATTGTTTACTTTTGGGGATGGCACATTTGGTGTTCTAGGTCATGGGGACCGAAAGAGCATTTCAGTGCCCAGGGAGGTTGATTCCCTTAAAGGTCTCCGTACTGTGCGAGTAGCTTGTGGTGTTTGGCACACTGCAGCAGTAATTGAAGTTATGGTGGGGTCATCAAGTTCCAGCAATTGCTCTTCTGGAAAGCTTTTTACATGGGGAGATGGAGATAAAGGTCGACTTGGACATGGTGACAAGGAAGCAAGACTTGTGCCCACTTGTGTTGCTTCTTTGGTTGAACCCAACTTTTGTAAAGTTGCCTGTGGACAAAGCCTGACTGTTGCACTTACAACTACGGGCCATGTTTACACCATGGGAAGCCCTGTTTTTGGTCAATTAGGGGTCCCTAAAGCTGACGGGAAACTTCCAAGACGTGTTGAGGGAAAGCTAATGAAGAGTTTTGTTGAAGAAATTGCTTGTGGTGCTAATCATGTTGCAGTTTTAACTTCAAGAACTGAGGTTTACACTTGGGGAAAGGGTGCAAATGGTCGATTAGGTCTTGGGGATACAGAAGATAAATTTTCACCAACATTAGTTGAAGCTTTAAAAGATAAACAAGTCAAGAGTATTGTCTGTGGCACTAACTTTACTGCTGCTATCTGTCTTCACAAATGGCTCTCTGTTATTGATCAGTCAATGTGTTCTGGCTGTCGCCTTccatttaattttaaaagaaaaagacacAATTGTTATAATTGTGGACTTGTGTTATGCCATTCATGCAGCAGCAAAAAGTGTCTCAAGGCTTCCATGGCACCAAacccaaacaaaccttatcgtGTCTGTGATAATTGTTTTGCAAAACTTCGGAAAGCCACTGAAACCAACTCTTCATCTGGGTCTGCTATTAGTAGAAGAGGAAGTATGAATCAGGGATTCAACGAACTGATTCAAAACAATTTTATAGAAATGGAAAGTGGATCTTccaaaagaaacaagaaaatggATTTCAGCAGCAATTGTGTTATTCCCATAGCAAATGGAGTTTCTGAGCGTCGAGCACTCAATGGGACTAGATCCTTCAACCCAGTTTTTGGATCATCCAAAAAGTTCTTCTCAGCTTCGCTTCCTGGCTCCAGAATTGCATCTCGAGCAACATCACCAACATTGAGACGGTCTAGTCCACCTCGTTCCACAACACCAACCCCAGCTCTTTCGGGGCTTACTCTTCCAAAAGTTGGGGATGATGCTAAAAGGAAAAATGTCAGTCTGAGTGAAGAAGTTCTAAAATTAAAAGCTCAG GTTGAAGATCTTACTCGTAAAGCTCAACTTCGAGAAATTGAGATGGAAAAAACTGGCCAACAGTTGAAGGAGGCTCTGAAAGTAGCAGGGGAAGAAACCGTTAAATGCAAAGCAGCAAAGGAAGTAATTAAGTCGCTCACAGCCCAA TTAAAGGAAATGGCTGAAAGGTTACCAATTGGAACAGCAAGAAACATGGATACTCGTCCATTAGACTCTTCCAGTCCCACTCGTGAAGTTTCTACTACAGCCGTTGAGAAAACAAGCAGTACATTGAATTTCTCAGAACCATATTCAATTGTATCGAGCAGTGAGATAATTTCTGATGTGCCACAGGCCACTTCGAATCACACTGAAGTGGCACATTCAGAAGCAACAGCTAGGCATAAAAACAGAGGAGCAAAAGCTGAAACAGCACAAGGGGATGAATGGGTTGAGCAAGATGAGCCTGGTGTATATATTACCCTAGTTTCCTTGCCTGGAGGTGTCAAAGATCTCAAGCGTGTTCGCTTCAG
- the LOC126627656 gene encoding PH, RCC1 and FYVE domains-containing protein 1-like isoform X2 has protein sequence MHLGDNSLFVSTLPFTWIVQAITSLKKGAQLLKYGRRGKPKFCPFRLSNDESVLIWYSGKEEKYLKLSQVSRIVPGQRTQTFQRYPRPEKEYQSFSLICDDRSLDLICKDKDEAEVWFTGLKALISRGLHQKGRPESRSGITSEANSPRSHTQQSSPLSSPFCSGDSSQKDGVEPFHLHAAFESPPKIGLEKALSDVMLYALPPKIPFPSDAACGSVPSPGGSDGMNGRTKGAGVDAFRVSLSSAVSSSSQGSGHDEVDALGDVFIWGEGVGDCFLGGGSHRVESSSSCKMDSFVPKVLESAVVLDVQSIACGGQHAAFVTKQGEVFSWGAELGGRLGHGVDADVSHPKLIDALKNMNIEFLACGEYHSCAVTLSGDMYTWGGSTSNFALLGHGFQSSQWVPKKLNGPLEGIHVSSVSCGPWHTAVVTSAGQLFTFGDGTFGVLGHGDRKSISVPREVDSLKGLRTVRVACGVWHTAAVIEVMVGSSSSSNCSSGKLFTWGDGDKGRLGHGDKEARLVPTCVASLVEPNFCKVACGQSLTVALTTTGHVYTMGSPVFGQLGVPKADGKLPRRVEGKLMKSFVEEIACGANHVAVLTSRTEVYTWGKGANGRLGLGDTEDKFSPTLVEALKDKQVKSIVCGTNFTAAICLHKWLSVIDQSMCSGCRLPFNFKRKRHNCYNCGLVLCHSCSSKKCLKASMAPNPNKPYRVCDNCFAKLRKATETNSSSGSAISRRGSMNQGFNELIQNNFIEMESGSSKRNKKMDFSSNCVIPIANGVSERRALNGTRSFNPVFGSSKKFFSASLPGSRIASRATSPTLRRSSPPRSTTPTPALSGLTLPKVGDDAKRKNVSLSEEVLKLKAQVEDLTRKAQLREIEMEKTGQQLKEALKVAGEETVKCKAAKEVIKSLTAQLKEMAERLPIGTARNMDTRPLDSSSPTREVSTTAVEKTSSTLNFSEPYSIVSSSEIISDVPQATSNHTEVAHSEATARHKNRGAKAETAQGDEWVEQDEPGVYITLVSLPGGVKDLKRVRFSRKRFSEKQAEQWWAANKGRVYQQYNVPVVEKSSIPTGREGLAH, from the exons ATGCACTTGGGAGACAACTCACTGTTTGTGTCTACATTGCCGTTTACATGGATTGTG CAGGCCATCACTTCTCTGAAAAAAGGGGCACAATTGCTCAAGTATGGACGCAGaggaaaacccaaattttgtcCTTTCAGGCTTTCCAAT GATGAATCTGTTCTAATATGGTACTCAGGAAAAGAGGAGAAATATCTTAAACTAAGCCAAGTCTCGAGAATTGTACCTGGTCAGCGCACT CAAACCTTTCAGAGGTATCCTCGGCCTGAAAAGGAATATCAGTCATTTTCTCTTATATGTGATGATAGGTCTTTGGATTTG ATATGCAAGGATAAAGATGAAGCTGAAGTTTGGTTTACTGGTCTAAAAGCATTAATATCACGTGGCCTTCATCAGAAGGGAAGACCAGAATCAAGAAGTGGAATTACATCTGAGGCAAACAGTCCGAGATCACACACCCAACAAAGTTCTCCATTGAGCTCTCCATTTTGTAGTGGTGATAGTTCGCAGAAG GATGGCGTGGAACCGTTTCATCTTCATGCTGCATTTGAAAGCCCTCCTAAAATTGGTTTAGAGAAGGCTTTATCGGATGTCATGTTATATGCCCTGCCTCCAAAAATCCCCTTCCCTTCAGATGCTGCTTGTGGCTCTGTTCCGTCCCCGGGAGGCTCAGATGGAATGAATGGACGAACAAAGGGTGCAGGTGTGGATGCGTTTAGAGTAAGTTTATCAAGTGCTGTTAGCTCATCAAGTCAAGGCTCTGGTCATGATGAAGTTGATGCTTTAGGGGATGTTTTCATTTGGGGGGAAGGCGTTGGTGATTGCTTTCTGGGTGGAGGATCACATAGAGTTGAAAGTTCTTCTAGTTGTAAGATGGATTCTTTTGTGCCTAAAGTCTTGGAATCTGCTGTAGTACTTGATGTTCAAAGCATAGCTTGTGGTGGACAGCATGCTGCTTTCGTAACCAAACAAGGAGAGGTATTTTCTTGGGGTGCAGAATTAGGAGGCAGACTTGGACATGGTGTGGATGCTGATGTTTCACATCCAAAACTGATAGATGCTCTGAAAAATATGAATATTGAATTTTTAGCATGTGGGGAATACCATTCTTGTGCTGTCACACTTTCCGGCGACATGTACACATGGGGTGGCAGTACTTCCAATTTTGCGCTCCTTGGTCATGGGTTTCAATCAAGTCAATGGGTCCCAAAAAAGCTAAATGGACCTTTAGAGGGAATTCATGTCTCATCAGTTTCATGTGGACCGTGGCACACAGCTGTTGTGACCTCTGCTGGGCAATTGTTTACTTTTGGGGATGGCACATTTGGTGTTCTAGGTCATGGGGACCGAAAGAGCATTTCAGTGCCCAGGGAGGTTGATTCCCTTAAAGGTCTCCGTACTGTGCGAGTAGCTTGTGGTGTTTGGCACACTGCAGCAGTAATTGAAGTTATGGTGGGGTCATCAAGTTCCAGCAATTGCTCTTCTGGAAAGCTTTTTACATGGGGAGATGGAGATAAAGGTCGACTTGGACATGGTGACAAGGAAGCAAGACTTGTGCCCACTTGTGTTGCTTCTTTGGTTGAACCCAACTTTTGTAAAGTTGCCTGTGGACAAAGCCTGACTGTTGCACTTACAACTACGGGCCATGTTTACACCATGGGAAGCCCTGTTTTTGGTCAATTAGGGGTCCCTAAAGCTGACGGGAAACTTCCAAGACGTGTTGAGGGAAAGCTAATGAAGAGTTTTGTTGAAGAAATTGCTTGTGGTGCTAATCATGTTGCAGTTTTAACTTCAAGAACTGAGGTTTACACTTGGGGAAAGGGTGCAAATGGTCGATTAGGTCTTGGGGATACAGAAGATAAATTTTCACCAACATTAGTTGAAGCTTTAAAAGATAAACAAGTCAAGAGTATTGTCTGTGGCACTAACTTTACTGCTGCTATCTGTCTTCACAAATGGCTCTCTGTTATTGATCAGTCAATGTGTTCTGGCTGTCGCCTTccatttaattttaaaagaaaaagacacAATTGTTATAATTGTGGACTTGTGTTATGCCATTCATGCAGCAGCAAAAAGTGTCTCAAGGCTTCCATGGCACCAAacccaaacaaaccttatcgtGTCTGTGATAATTGTTTTGCAAAACTTCGGAAAGCCACTGAAACCAACTCTTCATCTGGGTCTGCTATTAGTAGAAGAGGAAGTATGAATCAGGGATTCAACGAACTGATTCAAAACAATTTTATAGAAATGGAAAGTGGATCTTccaaaagaaacaagaaaatggATTTCAGCAGCAATTGTGTTATTCCCATAGCAAATGGAGTTTCTGAGCGTCGAGCACTCAATGGGACTAGATCCTTCAACCCAGTTTTTGGATCATCCAAAAAGTTCTTCTCAGCTTCGCTTCCTGGCTCCAGAATTGCATCTCGAGCAACATCACCAACATTGAGACGGTCTAGTCCACCTCGTTCCACAACACCAACCCCAGCTCTTTCGGGGCTTACTCTTCCAAAAGTTGGGGATGATGCTAAAAGGAAAAATGTCAGTCTGAGTGAAGAAGTTCTAAAATTAAAAGCTCAG GTTGAAGATCTTACTCGTAAAGCTCAACTTCGAGAAATTGAGATGGAAAAAACTGGCCAACAGTTGAAGGAGGCTCTGAAAGTAGCAGGGGAAGAAACCGTTAAATGCAAAGCAGCAAAGGAAGTAATTAAGTCGCTCACAGCCCAA TTAAAGGAAATGGCTGAAAGGTTACCAATTGGAACAGCAAGAAACATGGATACTCGTCCATTAGACTCTTCCAGTCCCACTCGTGAAGTTTCTACTACAGCCGTTGAGAAAACAAGCAGTACATTGAATTTCTCAGAACCATATTCAATTGTATCGAGCAGTGAGATAATTTCTGATGTGCCACAGGCCACTTCGAATCACACTGAAGTGGCACATTCAGAAGCAACAGCTAGGCATAAAAACAGAGGAGCAAAAGCTGAAACAGCACAAGGGGATGAATGGGTTGAGCAAGATGAGCCTGGTGTATATATTACCCTAGTTTCCTTGCCTGGAGGTGTCAAAGATCTCAAGCGTGTTCGCTTCAG TCGAAAGCGGTTCAGCGAGAAACAAGCAGAGCAGTGGTGGGCGGCAAATAAGGGTAGAGTATATCAGCAGTACAATGTTCCGGTGGTTGAAAAATCCAGTATTCCGACGGGGAGAGAAGGGTTAGCTCATTGA